The Variovorax sp. PMC12 genome segment AACACGATGTAGAGCGCGCTCGCGTCCTCGGCGCGTTCGTGCACGCGAACGAAACCGCTGCCGCCGACGCCTGCCACGCGCAGCCCCAGCCACGCCTCGTGCGCCAGCATCGCGCGTTCCTGCGGATCGCCGGCGCGCGAGGGATGCAGCGTCTTCAGCGCGACCAGCTCGCGCGTGCGCGGGTGCCGCGCCTGGTACAGCAGGTGCACGCCGGTGTCCGCCACCAGCGCGGTGACGGCGTAGCCGTCGAGCACGTCGCCCACTTTCAGCGCGGGCGGCGGTGCGAGCCGGCGGCCGTCGCCGAGTTCGTCGTCGAGCTGCCGCGCATCGAGCCCGACCACACGGATGACCAGCGCGGTCGCGTTGTCGCGCGTGCCGGCGTCGAGCGCCGCATGCACCAGCGCCTCGCTGGCGGCCTCGGCGTCGCCCTGCAAGGCCAGCGCGGCCACCTGCTGCGGCTTGAGCACGCAGTGCACGCCGTCGGAGCTCAGCACGAAGCAGTCGCCCACGCGCACGTCGCCCTGGGCGTAGTCGACGCGCACCTGGTCGTCGAGGCCGATGGCGCGCGTGAGCCGGCTGCGCATGTCGGGATGGTCGAAGGCGTGGTCCTGCGTGAGCGGCACGGCCGGCCCGCCGCCGGCACGCACGCGCCAGGCGCGCGTGTCGCCCACGTGCGCCAGCGTGTAGCTCTGTCCGTGCAGCACCAGCGCGGTGAGCGTGGTGAGCGCCGTGCCGCCGTCCTGCTTGCTCTGGCGCCGGCGGTTGTGGTCGGCCAGCCAGCCGTTCTGCGCGCCGACCAGCCGGTCGAGCGCGGCGGTCGGCTCCCAGGTTGCGGGCGTGGCGAAGTAGTCGGCCAGCAGGCCCATCACCGTGGTCTGCGCCGCTTCGCGGCCGTGCCCGCCGCTCGACACCCCGTCGGCAATGGCCGCGATGAGGCCGCGGGCCTCGTCGCCCGGCGGCGCATGCACTGCACCGGCGAAGTCTTCGTTCAGCTCGCGCGGTCCGCGCTGGCTGCTGTAGCCGATGTCCACTTCAAAGCTCATGGCGCGA includes the following:
- a CDS encoding bifunctional protein-serine/threonine kinase/phosphatase; this encodes MSFEVDIGYSSQRGPRELNEDFAGAVHAPPGDEARGLIAAIADGVSSGGHGREAAQTTVMGLLADYFATPATWEPTAALDRLVGAQNGWLADHNRRRQSKQDGGTALTTLTALVLHGQSYTLAHVGDTRAWRVRAGGGPAVPLTQDHAFDHPDMRSRLTRAIGLDDQVRVDYAQGDVRVGDCFVLSSDGVHCVLKPQQVAALALQGDAEAASEALVHAALDAGTRDNATALVIRVVGLDARQLDDELGDGRRLAPPPALKVGDVLDGYAVTALVADTGVHLLYQARHPRTRELVALKTLHPSRAGDPQERAMLAHEAWLGLRVAGVGGSGFVRVHERAEDASALYIVFDWHGGRTLEQLRKLNARGTVAEVVAAGIELSRALGRLHRQGVIHRDIKPGNLHLGDDGRWRILDLGVALSGREGAAQRELHAGTPSYINPEQWEEGGTADAASDLFALGVTLYQWLTGHLPYGEIEPYQVARYRRDPVALSRLRPDVPIWLDHLVRKAVARDPRERFETAEELLLALERGASRPVNAPAATPLIRRDPLALYQLALGVSVLFNVLLVVWLLFLPR